The genome window AGGTCGCCGCCGCGCAGCTCGGGCAGCCCGTACCTGCGCACCAGGCCGGTCATCGCCCGGGCGAACACACCGCCGTCGAGCGCAGCGACCGTCGTCGCCGTGACGCCCGCGGGGTCCAGGTCCGGCCGCGGGTAGCGCTCGGCGAGGCCGGCGACGTGCCCGCGCAGCTCGCGCCAGAAGCGCTCGGCGTCGGCCGCGACCACGTCGTGCACGCCGAGCTCGGCGAGGAACGCCGCGTGCTCGCCGGCGGACAACCGGGCGGCCAGCAGCTGGTCGATCTCCGCGACGACCGCACCGGGCGCGACGCCCACCAGGTCGACCAGGTCGCACACGACCGCGCCGAGGTAGTCGATCAGGTACACGTCGTCGGACGCGTCGCGCCAGCGCGACCACAGCGGGCGCAGCACGCGACGCACCAGCGGATAGGTCAGCTGCGGCGGCGCCGGCTGTGCTGCCGCAGGCGGTGCCGTCGCCGGCGGCGCGTCGGCCACCGCCGCCAGCCGGCCTCGCAGGTCGCGCAGGAACGCGGCCGCCGTGGTGAACTCCCCGTACGGCGAGAAGTGCGCGCCGGACTCGATGACGAGCTGGACGCAGTCGAACTCGGACGCCACCGGCAACAGCAGGTCCAGCTCGGCGACGACGGCCGGCAGCCCGTCCTGGCCGGCCCTGGCCTGCGCCGACAGGTAGCTCAGCACATCGGTGTGCGCGCTGCGCCAGTCGCCCGTCATCGTGCCGAGCAGGCGGAGCAGGGCCGGGTGCTCCGCAGCGGCGCCGTCTGCGCTAGCCACGAAAGCGGACCCTATCCGCGTGCGGTCGTCGGACATGCGTCATCGAGGTGAACAGCTACGCTCGGGCGTGGTCGCCGCCGTGCAGCTGACTGACCGCATGCGCCACCAACGGCTCGAGCACGGCGAGCCCGTCCTTCACCCCGCCGGTGGAGCCGGGCAGGTTGACGATCAGGGTGCGGCCGGCGACGCCCGCGACACCGCGCGACAGCACCGCCGTCGGCACCTTCTCCCGGCCGTACGCCCGGACCGCCTCGGCGATACCGGGTACCTCGAAGTCGAGGACCCTGCGGGTCATCTCCGGGGTGCGGTCGGTCGGCGAGATCCCCGTGCCGCCGGTGGTGACGACCACCACACAGCCGTCGTCCACCGCCTGCCGGAGCGCACCGACCACCGGCTCGCCGTCCGGCACGACGACCGGGTCACCGACCGTGAACCCCCAACCGGCGAGGGCGTCCGCGATGATCGGGCCGGTGGTGTCGGCGTACACACCCGCGCTGGCCCGGTTCGACACCGTGACCACACCGGCACGTCCCGTCGCCTCGGCCATCGGTGCACCTCCTCGCTTCCGTTCCGGTCTACGACCCTAGGGCGTACCGGACTCCCCGTCTCTGCGAGGTGGCCGATCAGGTGACAAGATGGCATCGGCAGGTCGCGACAGGGTCGACCGGAAGGGGTTAGCGGCAGGTGGCGTACGCGGGCACGAACTCGTACGA of Streptosporangiales bacterium contains these proteins:
- a CDS encoding MogA/MoaB family molybdenum cofactor biosynthesis protein, with product MAEATGRAGVVTVSNRASAGVYADTTGPIIADALAGWGFTVGDPVVVPDGEPVVGALRQAVDDGCVVVVTTGGTGISPTDRTPEMTRRVLDFEVPGIAEAVRAYGREKVPTAVLSRGVAGVAGRTLIVNLPGSTGGVKDGLAVLEPLVAHAVSQLHGGDHARA